A window of Mercenaria mercenaria strain notata unplaced genomic scaffold, MADL_Memer_1 contig_4896, whole genome shotgun sequence genomic DNA:
TCTGAAGATCATTTGCGTCCCGACCAACATTCACTTTTAGTTTCAGTTGGAGACCTTTTGGAATTACATTTTCTGGTTTGCAATTTTCAAGAAATCTTGCGTGCAGTGTACTTTTCATCTGTTTTTCCGCTAACTGTTCTAGTTGTCTTATACGTGGATCATTAGATGCCATGTTGTTGATATCTGGTAGATAATGCGATAGGTATTTTATATGTATAGTTTTTATAGTGTCTCAGGTATGCAAAATTCTCCCGGTTTAAGATCTTTGGAGAACAGACGAACTGATGCAAAATTGATAATGTCTTACAAACTTTACCTGTCCCAGCATAATTTGAGAGACCAGGGAGACCGATTCGTCACACAGACCCCCTGGCCTATAGACAAATTCATACAGTATCCAGTTACTACAAAATTTCCTTTTTCTAAGTACTCTGGTCTTATGGAACAACCTCCCATCTGAAGTTGTTCTCCTGCCTACGCTCGAATCTTTCAATTAAGCAGTATGCCAATAAACATGCAATTGTAGCAAAGTGCGTTTTTAATCTGATTTTACTACTCTTGCCTGTATATCTAACACCTTTTTTTTCAGTCTCACTTTATCACTTTGACATCTCACTGTCAATACTTTTGTATAAATCTTTCTCTTGTACTGACTGCGCATCTGCTAATAATACTCGAAAGGGGAGTTCAGCAGTATACGAAGATAGTTATTTTTATTGGCTGATTCACTATGCAATAGATAAATGTAGTGTAAAGCAGTACTTAGCTCCTCCATATTCATGATGACAACTATCACAATCTTTAAACTGAGGAGTTTTCTAGTGCACTCCAGCCGTGTGGCTTGTCGTGTGTATAAAAAATACTGAAGCGCTGCTGGTCATGAAGTTTGGAAGTTTTGATTAAAGGACACTCGTATGGTCTTCCTTTTGAACGGAGTTTATTTCTGGATTAttgtaacatatgtattaaacaAAGTGCTTGAAAATCAGATTCAGAACTAAAGCACAATATAGatcaccattattttcgtctggtcacataCTTTAACAACTATACATACGTTTTAGGTCAgccatttgcagataatacgggaCAGATCGCGCAAGGTATGCATTTTTAACCAGTTTTGCTTGAAAATTAAGTGTCCTAAAACGAAATAAGCAGGGTGCAATGTTACACGATGAAGTGCTTAGTATACATAATACATTCACTCTACACATCCCtgacatttctcaaaattgtatttttattgatatcaatgctattttatgaattttccACATTTACTATCTTTTGCCCATTTACATGTAGCCCACATTCATTTTCGGAAAAAAGCGTAATTTCTTAAGCTTTATATTAGATACTGTGATCGATATTTCAAGGGGACTATCTCAACATAATATGCCCATAATGGTGATAAGGCCTGGCTTATTGTGCCACCACTTTGCGTTTAGGGATACAGGCATGGTTTTTGTCTGTTCGTCCGTACGTCTGTGTCATATCgctgaaagtatttgacctaccgCCAATACACTTTTCGGAATTGTTCCTCAACATTACAAAGTGTGCATCACCAAGACCCGCTagtgtgatcgccctgtgtctgtcgttgTCAGTTTTgctttgaacactctagagatcacaattctGACCTAATCTGACCTATTGCAACGTTCTTAACAAAATACTCGACGAGTTTGAATCTGGTCAAAAGTAGACTGCTAGGTTTCTAGATGGGTAACAAAGTTTTGTTATGATTTTACATAATCACTTTATTTTAAACCCGAGATAagcattttaatttcattttagttACCAGTTTCATTGCTAGCCTATATTTGATAAAGGCAATTTCATAAGTAGAAAGTATTGCCTTCAGactgttaacaatatttttcttaataTGATACAACCGCTtgtcaaattttttaaatcccagataatccagtttcaaagtAGATACATGTAGATTTTAtgaattgaaacattttattcaggtttcataaagatcggTTATAAATCTTGGCCTCTAACGtgtaaacaatgttttttcctAAAACTTCCGCCAGTGACATTGATTTTTAGCCTAGATAAGTTTCAAACCGGttgattttataaagacattCTCGGCAGGTCTTACATAgacataatagaaaaaaatggaatatataataataacaaggtttttctttaatttgacaagATGACCTAAATTCAAAATCTGCCGAGAGTGTCTTAAAACTAATAAATTTCAAAACGGTTAAGATAAAATTTaaggacggacgacgacggacgacggactcaTGCTACCAGAATAGTTCACCGTGAGCACTTTGTGATAAGATGTGCTAAAACACTGCTAATTTTGAATAACATTCCTATAGAATTTCATGACGGTCGTTCAATATTTTTGCGATATGTGTAACACATATTTTCTTATGATgaacagacggacgaacgaacagacATGGTATccatttgtggatcggataccttaattcgcaaatgtctatttatGTATATTAAACTATTGGTAGCtgataattttaaagataaagatATGCGTTTATCAAATAACAAATAATCACATGTGCACGTAATCGTTTAGAGTAGTGAGGTATTTAGCTATATTCTTGCTAACTGCTAGGTATTTATAGGGCGAAAACATCATATAATAGAAGGTAAATGGTTTTCTGTTCTAATTTATACTCGACAATTTATGTATATTGTAATCATATATTATACTTTTCTTGTGTCTGAAAACATCAGCTGTAGAGAAATCGAAGAGCGATATGCaagtatatttcaatatgaaGGCAGATCGTTCGAAcatgaatttatttcattaaatgtgACGGTTTTGAAAATCagtttaacctgctggcggcaattgaatCTGTCTttgtccgtgcagtctgatcatggtctgcactgttcgctattcagtcagtaaattttcagtgaacacccctttgaataataagtggtactgcctaaattgaatgatgaaccagtccattatagacatttagcagggtaagggttaatatactCTATATTCACTAATTCAGGAAacgatttattgatattttgttacACTGCCAGTCATTGTAACTGACAACATATATTATAGCGAACCAGGTTTGTTAGGAGGTATAAATACGGATACCACAGATATATTAGTCATATTGAATGAGACTTATTTATCATATTGAAGAAGATTTATGTCATATTGAACGAGATTTATAGATAACATGTTATAGGATATTTGTGAACCATATTGAACAAGATTTATAGAAATATTGAACGAGATTTACTTATCATATTAAACAAGGTTTATAGATGTCATTGAATGCAAAAAACAAACAATCAGTGATCGTAAGACAAGCGTTTATTTACATTTAACTACATGTTTATCAAAGGAAGTATAAACATTCAATGACTTTAAGTATTGACTATTCTCGCCTATTTCACTTCTTTAATAACTGAACTCCTTGTCTCCCAACAGACAGAGCCAGTAACACTAAGAATGGAAAAAGCCGCCGACAATGACAACATTGAACTGGTTGAGAAACACTTACCGGGAGACTGGCAACAAGGGAAGAGCCTAGGAGCCTGTATGGTAGAATTGTTTGACAGGGGCCTCTGGACAGATGTCAAGTTTCACTTTAAAAATCAAGAGCAAGAGCAAATGATCCAAGCACATAGAATTGTCTTAGCAGCAAGAAGTCCTGTTTTCCAGGCGATGTTTTTCGGACCTTGCGCAGACGGAAAAACTGAAATTGAACTGAAAGATGTAGAAAAGGACATATTTCTTCTGTTCTTAAGGTAAGAAactttattctaacacgatccgatttattttcctattaaacaaagaaggctgaaaacagtgaattaaacgcgttagaatcgaaataatatatctcatttagtgatttgctcttgaataaaatcattgtttgtcgttcagatgcgtattactatatcactcgggctgcgccctcgtgatataattccttcgcatctgaactccaaacaatgatttattcagcgacaaatcactaaatgagatatattatttcttaaataattgcATACCTGATAGGTGTATCCAGTGTTTTCACCGGTACGGGAAGGACTCAAATGATCCGAGTCCATTCTATGTgcattacatgtatgtataattggGTTCaatttaagccggtgctagggaccTGAGGGGGTTGCATATTTCATCATTTCTCACGGAGACACTCAATCAATAAAATTTGTgggaagatcctttggaagcatagaacgcggCCAAGCAAAATAGTAATAGAGTCGGCTTGATTGTGTCTATAAATTAGATGTGCGAGCCCACTCGCTCCGCCTAGCACCGGTttcagcggaattctattatCATGTTATTGCAAATTGAATGCTCTCTGTGATCCAAAAAggtcagaaaatataacaacactgagtcaaagtacGAGGAAACATTTTACAGCTGCCTCATCGCACTCAAAGACtattgttgtgatagttaaagatccttttgaagcatagaacgcaaccaagacaTTCTTGGTTTGCTTTCTGTGGTAGGATCTTCTAAATTTCATTTCGGGTGTAGGGTGTCTCTCGTGCTGTTAATCTTTTATTAAAGAATATGCCATTTATTAATTAATATGAAAGAGCAAAAGTGCttgaatttgatttttatctCTAATACCGTTATTTATCAGTTGCTTTGCATGCGGATGTCCGGGTCTTGGGTAATTATTTTGGCGAAAACTTGGCAGATCCTCGTTGCCAGCCAATCAATTACCAGTCGAGCCAGATATTCCGAACTTATCCTTACTGTACTCGTAtaattatgtaaagcgcctttaagcttgtttatcatgaaaagggcgcaatataaatctgtataataaattattacaatctgGCAATAGTCTTCATATTAATTTTCAGGTATATTTACAGCGACACAGTTACACTGAACGAGGAAAATGCTTCTGCAGTGTTGGGAATGGCTCACTATTATCAAGTTTCAGGCTTGGTAAAGCTCTGCGCTGACTTCCTGGCAACCGTTATTACACCAAACAGTTACTGTGAAATTCTAACATTTGCTATGTTTTACAACCTGACAAGTCTTAAAACGTCGTGTTGTTCCTTCATCGATAGCAACGCAGAACAAGTCCTCAAATCGGATTGTTTCTTGGACTTATCTGCAGAATGTCTTCTGTATATTCTAAAAGGCGATACTTTCTTTGCCAAAGAGGAAGAGATTCTGGAAGCTGCAGAAAGATGGTCCAGGAAGAAACTCTTACAGAGTGGAGAGGAAGACAATGGCACAAATATCCGTAAAAACCTCGGTGAATCGTTCTATCAACTGAGACTGCCAACAATGACAAATAAAGCATTGCTGGATTACGCAAgcaagaaatgttattttttcactGAGGAATATGCAAATATTGCAGCATATATCAACAAAGTTCCTGATGTAAATTTGTCGACTAATTCTTGTGTACCACGAGTAGCCGAAGTTGAATCATTAACGGTCAATATAGACGACGGCTGTGTGTATGAAAGATGTGAACCTAAGGACCGGTTGTCAATTACTTATAACTTTTTCATATCAAAGGACGTTGCACTGTCAAATTTTGTTTTCTCGGAGATTAAGCCATACTTGCAAAACCACTATTACAGTACGACAGAGCTGCCAGACAGCATTGACTTAATTTTGTCAGGTAGTATCATCATTAAATGTTTggaatttgaacaaacttttacGCTGCGGCAGCAACAACATGAAAATGTGAAGATTGATATCAGTCCATCGTTAGTTTTGAGGAAGAGAGAAACGCCATATTgtgttgaaataaatattaaacatgaatgtataaaaatacaaatgaaaactaCACTTGATAGAAACAATAAACGTATTTCAAACGATACCGGTAACATATCGGTTTGCAGCGTAGGTGATGGAAACTTTTCAGTGATCAAAAGTATCGGTTTCCTGAACTTTCCAAATCGTGAATCGGACAAAAATGTGGACACTGAATCCACTGAATGAGGGGTGATTAACTGCAACCAAATAAGGGCGACTAAATCCAGGAAATGTCGCAATAACAAGTTCGTAACTCAAAAGTTACGGATGCCTACTACACGAAGAAGTTAAATGATAATAAAGAACAATACGTTGTATAGCttcatgattattttttttcatttatagaaaaatatttataaaaacaatgtTGTAGTATGTGATAATTTATGTATTCCTGGCCTAGTCCTCGAATGGACACCGTTATTATGACGGTTTATATCAACAGTATCATACTCTATATTGTTCAATGATccgttattagctcacctgtcacgtagtgacagggtgagcttttgagaTCGCATTTTGTCCAtggtccgtccgttcacaatttcttgtgaacacgatagagacctcatttagcaatcaattttaatcaatcttgcacacaacttgtattggcataatatctcggttcctttcaaaaactggcaagatcccatcatgggttccagagttatggccccttaaagggccgaaATTTGCTATTATGGCTTGtcaacacgatagagaccacattttgcaattgattttaatcaaacttgcagacaTCTTATATTGGTATAATTtcccggttcctttcgaaaactggccatatcccattatgggttccagagttatggcccctttaaaggccaaaatttgatatttttggtttcatataaagctcgattcattgcaaattcaaccttatgcactacaaaaaaccatttctctacttttgacttcttgtcttactgcaataaaagaccaTGTACAGAAATATTGGTCAAAGGTAtatgagaactcgggtgttaatctgttttggtccatcaagaactctggagatgttatcaaaaagctaaaaaacaaacacttcaaatgttcgagtataagtacttatgacttttctactctttatactacgTAATTTACCAAATACTGTAGAATCTgctaaataagcgcatattcgaatataagcgcatatgaaaagtaagcgcatacggccttactacggtgcccctaaagtgacatgttacgcactttttttccacttaggtaatgtgagactttttttatttcgtttaaacgaaataactaattcgttaaaCGAaaaaacatttcgtaaaaacgaaatcatttcgtttaaacgaattactaatttcgtttaaacgaattagttatttcgtttaaacgaaataactaattcgtttaaacgaaatgatttcgtttaaacgaaataacatttcgtaaaaacgaaatgatttcgtttaaacgaaataactatttcgtttaaacgaattagttatttcgtttaaacgaattagttatttcgtttaatcgaaatcatttcgtttttacgaaatgttatttcgtttaaacgaattagttatttcttttaaacgaaataaaaaaagtctcacattacctaagtggaaaaaagtgcgtaacatgtcactttagcgGCACCGTACCTTACCGTTATTAAGTGTgtgataataagcgcatgtcatgtcCTTACCATAActttgtctcgaaagtaggcgcatattcgattactggtaaacaaacaacagatgcagcaaaaagacgtaatta
This region includes:
- the LOC123550288 gene encoding BTB/POZ domain-containing protein 6-like, which codes for MEKAADNDNIELVEKHLPGDWQQGKSLGACMVELFDRGLWTDVKFHFKNQEQEQMIQAHRIVLAARSPVFQAMFFGPCADGKTEIELKDVEKDIFLLFLRYIYSDTVTLNEENASAVLGMAHYYQVSGLVKLCADFLATVITPNSYCEILTFAMFYNLTSLKTSCCSFIDSNAEQVLKSDCFLDLSAECLLYILKGDTFFAKEEEILEAAERWSRKKLLQSGEEDNGTNIRKNLGESFYQLRLPTMTNKALLDYASKKCYFFTEEYANIAAYINKVPDVNLSTNSCVPRVAEVESLTVNIDDGCVYERCEPKDRLSITYNFFISKDVALSNFVFSEIKPYLQNHYYSTTELPDSIDLILSGSIIIKCLEFEQTFTLRQQQHENVKIDISPSLVLRKRETPYCVEINIKHECIKIQMKTTLDRNNKRISNDTGNISVCSVGDGNFSVIKSIGFLNFPNRESDKNVDTESTE